The sequence TAGTAACTTGAATTACAGAAAGCATTGCACCATCAAGTTCATCGAAtataagaaattcattttctgaaaaggtTACTGTATGCAACCAGAAGTGGCattagcaataattttttaaaagtaacattatTAGTTATTGAtactttaatatgaaaatatatgataCTTCCAGTAAAGTACTGTATTTTTTATCCTGCTTTTcccattcttaaatattttccatattgcTACTTATATTAGGTGATTATCACAATTACTTAATGGttatatattttcccattgaatagacataattatatttaatcaGTCTATTAATATAAACTCAGGCTactgttttatacttttaaatttatcttctatataagaaaatggaacactttaCAATTGGCCGATATTTATAACTTTCAAACTTTGCCCATTATCTTAACTGACATTCAAAAGGATATTAGGcatttaagaagaagaaattcaatattgtttctatttttagagTAAAATCTCAAATTCATTAAATTGGAGTTAATTATTTTagagaaatgttaattttttcaaactAAGCAAGAACAGTCCCTGGGCAAAACAGGAGTAGCCCACCTGAAAGTAGTTGTGTCTTTTTTTTGCATAACTGCACATGCTTTGTAGCAATGGATGTTATCAGGACATGGAGGCCATATATATACTGAGctagcttttgtttctttttccttgagaAAAAACAACAGCCAAAAAGTCTATAAACATTTTATAGCGTCTCAATAGTGACTGGATCGATGCTTACAAACTTAAAATAGTGATAAgtcaaacacaaaaggaaaaggaaactgatCAGGGCTATAAACACctacaaatgtaaaatgatagcttcaactttttaaagaattttctagcagtcttacttttctttctcacaATCTTGCAAAGTGGAAGGGTTCTGCAGTGCCCCCTCCCCCTGCAACTGGCAGATGAACAGGAACAGAGGCAGTGACTTGcctaaaaattaatgacagaacTGGGGAGTACTGCTTCCACTTTTCTAACTACCCCAAATACAGTATTACACCTTGAGAAAACAGAGAGGACTCATAAACCCAAAGATGGAATGACAACCCTTAAAACGAGCATTTCACTAATTATAAAATTTCATGGCAATGGGTATTTAAGAATAGTTGTTAAACCAAAATGGAAGAGAATTAACAAAAAAGCTGTCAACAGCTTTTCATAGTACTTTGTTACAGTATTTCCCTCTCTGGCCTGCAAATCAATCTACTTCAGGATATAAACCATAAAATACATCTAAATGgtaaaaaggagagaagatgagCATTACAAAAATAGCAATTAGAAAACCCTCCACCTTTGAATATATTAATCTATACCAGTGCATTCTTGAGTAAAATTCTCTGCCAACTTCCCTAAAGAGGCCTTAACATTGAATGAATGTAATAACAAAACTTCATAAAACGTTCTCTTTTTTTGATTTTATATGGCTGACTTAGAGTGAAAGGTCAGTAGGATTATTAATAATAATCCAAGCCTAATTCTAGACAAAATGTTTTGTTAGctcttaaacataaaataatgattcAGTGACTAACGTATTTCCTCACTGTCTAAACTTTATTAAGTCTTCTCCACAAGTTTTATTTCCCACAGGAAACATTTAACTTTTGAAAAGGCGTTTTGGtaagttttctttactttttccttaaGACCATAAAAAACATAAGATTAAGAACTAGAGTTGGAACTGGATAGGTTGCTCAGAGAAAGCAAGGTTTGATATCTAAAATACATTTCTCCATTCCACTACACCCTTACATAACAAACCTGTATGTTTCTGATCCCAACAGTTTGGTAACTAACCAGTTTACATAGTCCCTGTAGAATGAGAATTCTaaggtgaaaaaaatagaatggaCTTAAATATCATCTATTGGAACTTAATAACAGTAAAGGTAATAATACTGCAAGTGTTGaaggaaaaaagtataaatggtgttgggataaCTAAATAGCCTtctataaaaaagacaaaaacaaaagttgGATCCTTATTTCACAAAAGCTGGATTccttaaataaattacaaatggaaCTAAAaagctgaaaccataaaagtattAGAGACTACAGattataaaaaattatctttaagtgCAAAAAGTCTTTAAGTCTGATACAAAACTCAGCAGCcacaaaaagaagataaatttgaATAACACCAAAAATTTCTATGTGGTTTATAAAACaccataaaaaaagtaaaaaggcaaacaaaccaggaaaaatatttgtagcaaaggctgatttactttttaaagaatacctAAAATCTGTAAGACCAgtattatgaaagaaaaactgtGGCAAAGAATATATGAACAGATGATCTgcaggaaagaaaacataaaagactgaaaattttcaAGATGTCCAACCTCtctaagaaaaagacaaatttgaattaaaaaaaatattgagatacCATTTGATCTTCTCAGACTTACAAAGACCAAGAAGTTTAATATCATATTTTTAGCAAGGAGGTGAAAAATAGGTATTTTCATGTAAGTGTAAATGGTCCAACTTCTCCAGAGGGCAATTTAGAAATAAGTACCCAAATAAAAAACGGCCATACTCTAAAACTCAGTAATTTTACTTGTAGGAATTCATAGATCATTGTAACTTTACTCACATGCATAAAATGACATATACATGAATACAGTAGCATCAAGCAGTAAGACTAGATTGAGAAGAATTTAAATGATCATTAATAATAGACTGTTAAGTTATGATACATTCATATAATAgattatatattcaaaagaatgaggTGGCTTTATATTGATATGAAAGGCCTTCAAGATATGAAAATATTGTTAGTGGTTTGTATAATATGCTACAATTAGTGTGGGGAAGAAAAGTACATAGCCACATGCTTGCACTTGCAGAGAAAGTTCTGGAACAATACTCACATTGGTTCCTCACCTCTGGGAAGGGGAATATGATGGCTGGGTTGTGGGAAGGAGACTTATTTTTTACCACCTGTCCTTTTAAATGTTCTATCGTGAGTATGTATTACCCAacaaaaaatagtgttttatctTTCACTAGGCCCTATGTTGAAATGTACCCCAAATCACTCTACAGGAAGACTTCCACAATGCAGGGCTCAGCTCCTGGACCATCACAAAAAATACcccaagaaacaaaaagtcagtaATTGCTGAAGGTAAGTTtgcaatgaaaattataaactatatgaAGAAACAAACCATCGTGGAAGAGTGAGCACATATAACAGATATGAGAACTGGCACCCCAAGAATAAGATAATAGAAGCAGATTAAAGAACTATAGTATGTTTGCTTAAAATTATTAAGAAGTTAAGAGATGGGACATAAGGTAAGATTAAGAGACATGAAGGACAGAATGAAAAGCTAATGTTAAATTTATCAAGAGTTCCAAAGGAAGGAATAAGAAGAATGGAGGAGGCAATAATTGAAGAGATAATGGgtccaaattttctaaaataaacgaatgaatgacaCACACCCTCAGATTTTAGTAGAACCGCTTCTCAGCCTTTTgtctaagatcaagtgtagattTCCAGTAGAGTCTggtcatgtttaaaaaaaaaaaaaaatcaaatccccACCTGGACAAATCCTAGTAAAAGAGCAGAACtccaaagacaaagggaaaaaagtctCAACTACAGCAAGTCGTCACTTAATGTTCTTGAcagttcttggaaactgtgactttaagtgaaatgatgtataacaaaaccagttttaccataagTTAATTAATAGAAACAAGATGGCcatcctatggcatatttctggtcctaaaaacatcaccaaacttctaaagaCCCAAAGCACTTATAAtgtaaaacactgaaataaatgtgagctatacagaCATATAggaaagatgaatacaaacaaGTAAGAGAATTCCTTTCCAACCCACTTACTCCAGTTCAGGGTCGAGGGTGGCCAGAGCCTACATGAGAGTTCAGGGTCCTTCCATCGAAgggccactcacacccacactcactcactcagacCGGGACGATGTAGACAGGCCAGTTCACCAATGTGCACGTCTTTGGGATGTGGGGGGAAACCGGAGTATCCTGAGAAAACCCATGTAGACACCGGGGGAGAGTGTGCAAACTCCACACCAACAGTGGCCCCAGCCAGGAATCAAATTTTTTATCAACTTTATAATGCAAtgacattaaatgaaaaagttCTTCAAGGACCTACTATACaaccaaaaggaaaaagcacATTAATCAAAGGAATGACAGATAAACCAAAAGACTTAAAGACTAGTAGTAGCATAATACCACTGAACATTTTAGGTACAATAACAACCTATAATTTTGTATCCTAAAACTATACTATTATTCCTGAGGGAAGATAGTCTCAGAATTCTTTCTACCAATGAAAAAACTATAGGATGTACCtcactaaaatgaaaactgaaccCTGAACAAAGGAATGAGATGTAAGAAACGgcagtgaataaagaaaaaatggtaactattttGGCAAATTTTAGTGAGGActactgaaaaaaaggaaatagtaatTTAATTTGGAggtggagttttaaaaaatacagtgaaactAAAAGTCTAATAGCAATAACATACGTAGAAAataggatgggggagggagaagagttaAAGCTTTCTAACCATGGCTGTGTGTATTACATTAACTCCAAAGGACACCATCCATTTGCATACATGGtagttttgtatatttattaagaaatattctaTCAAATGGCACTAAAGTGTCTTAAATAGTTTTTCCTAATCTACACAAAAATGCTTGGCTAAAATTCTTATATTATTCAGAAGGGTAGTGTCCGTAACAAAAACTTAAGGAAATCaccaaaatagaaacagaatgcATCCAAATCAGTAGGGGAGAAAAGTGAAAGGGATTTTAAAACATCaatctgagaaggaaaaaaagatggagaaaagaggcaaagaaatGTATGACAGAGAAATTACTAAATAAGATGgtagaaaataaatctaaatatactAGTAATGACAAAACATACAAACTGATTAAACTAAGATGTTAAGAGAGATTGTTTATTAATAGACTTCATGAAACAAATCCAACTATAgattatttataaaggaaaaaacagattgaaagtaaaaggatggaaaaagaaacactGAGGTAATACAAATCAAAGGATACAAATCAAAGGCTGGAGTCAAGCTGAAAATCAATGAAGATGGCAAGAATGTTTCTCTGCTAAATAACAGGATCAGTTCTAGATCCAGTTTTTGCTTAAATAACAACCCCCTTTTCTTGACAAACTAATGTAAGTAAGATGTTTCTTAACCACCTATTCTACATTGTCTTCTGTTACCCTCTATTATGTATCCTAGTCATTTCTTTCATAGAATAATTACAGATTATTATTGAATGTTTAATTATCTGTCTTCCTCAATAAACCATAAACTCTTGAGGGTAGGGATTcatatgtttttgaaaactgtTAACTCTCATTTTTCACAACATATTAATTAAGTAACACTGTAATGAATCCAGGAAACTCCTTcttactatttaaaaatggagCTGAAATCCTATATTAAAGATCTTGAGACAGGACGCAGGTTCTGAGAGTATAGCAGTTCTTTAGTGATGCCGGtcagggtgtggggggaggggcgggctcTGTCACAGATTGCTGAAGGAACTATTCAAAGAATGTGAGCGGCTACTCCAGATGTTACCAAGTCTACTCTTTTCTTCCAGCTTGAATTACATCTTTTGGTCTCATTCTCATATGCTTTAagctatacttttatactttGTGACAGTATGTAACACAAATACAATCTCTCAAATTTTAAGAACAATGGAATGATGTTGAACTCAGAGGAGCCAACCAAGTTGGTATTGTAGAAAAAACTAGTATACATTTGAGCAGACTGTCAAAATTCATCAGAAAACTAAGTTGATCCTTGTATCTTACTGGTAGGTAATGGATGTGAATGGGCATTAAACCTCACAACAGACCCAGTTGGCTTCAAAGCAAGACGCCAGGATGACAGCTGGGTAGTTTCAATAGGACATCCATGAAGGAACAGGTTATACCTGGTCTATATGATGCAACCCTTGCTTCAACTGCAATTTTGCAAACTATAAGTGAACATACTGaagacaaagttaaaaaaaaaaaaaaaagaaaacacttgaaaGGCACGTGTTCTTCAACCTCCCAAATATTAGACGTCTCATGGGGTACTTCTTATGTatgacttctttttcttcccagtgTAACttaaaagatggagaaaacagCTTTGGTATGTATCACAATACATGGAACAAGGGGGAAGCAATATATCTAAATTTCAGAAACGTGGGATAAACTATTAGAAAGGTAAATTGTATACTTTCTTGCCATcctaaaaaatacataaaaacagtTTTGGGTAGAGTTCCATTGCAATAgtattaaatcaaattatttaaaacaatactatCTTTCTGAGTCTTCCTAAGCTATTACTTCTGAAAACGTGTGAAATTATGTTGTGATACAATGGGAAGGGATGGCTTATGAAGCCAGTTACACTGGGTTTGATTTCTAGCTTTGCTACTTATTAaatatgtgactttgggcaaaacctctctgagtttatttccatatttgtaaaaCGGGAACACTTTCATAGGTGTAAATACACTATAGAGTGCACTAATATGGTAGCCACGTGGCTACTGAGCACCTGgtatgtggctagtgtgactgaggagctcaatttatcattatattaaatttaaaaagctacatGTGACTTGTGGCTACCACACTGGACAGCACAACATACAGCCATGAAAGTGTGTTTCTTTCAGGCTTTAAATTCTTACAGGAACCAGAAGgtataaaaaaacaacagtaacatTCTCTACAAGTTTAACCCAAAAAGCAGTTAACTGAACTACTGTAGATGGCCTTTGTGGTCAAATATATCTGGGTCTGAATGTTCTTTCTGTGTGACCCAAGCCAATTTCCCCCAAATACTGAAAACTTAGACTCCCTATCTGAAGGACAGGAACGCCTACTTAGCTCACTGAAGCACTGTGGAGACGACCAATTAATGGGTCTGATGTAGCAGGTGCTTAACAAATCTGGTCTCTTCTCCTCCTACATTCACTGTTTCTTAAGATGAACCACTTTCCTCATATGCTGGCCAAGTGCTTGAACCGTTACTAAATTTAATATTGACAAATGTAGTTAATGCCAACTGCTTGCCAACATGTGTTTATCCACtaaattgtcaatatttttttaaaaacctgaactttaaaaatgaccaaaaaagtATCTTCAACATAGGAAGAAACCTCAAAAAACAATCTTTAACTCTAAAACCATTATTGAAAAATGACAGTAGATATTGGCTAGGCATAGAAACTAGGTTTTCTGGTTCCCTTAGCTTATTCTTTCAAGCTACTAAGATTCTCAGATAAGGATTACTGCTTCTGAATTATTCTGCTTAATtgatttgatgaaaataaaaactaaaaccaaaactGAATTTATGTATGTTTCATAGCCAGAAATTTGAATTCAAGACTTTTGAAAGAGCTACATCTTTTACATATTTCAAGCCCATAAGATGATCCGTCTACCTTTATGGTACCTTTCAATAATAAAACATTCCACATATTTCTATTAGGTTGTTGATCGGTAGTTACCtagaataaaataactgactgTCACTCTTCGGCTGTTACCAGGACCTGGGAACTGGTGGAAGCTAACCTAAAACTGACTTCATTATCTGAGGAGCCCCCTCACTGCTCAGGCACACAAAAGCTATCTACATTACACCTATGactcttatcttaatttttaatttctgttgcaGAACATTTGCCAATGGAGGCTGCCAAACTGTTGTCTATGACTGTCTCTCCTAGCTATTTTCAGATAGTGGCAAGGCATAACGTGTGAGGACAAATATGCCTCTTCACAGTAAAACTCTGCTTCACTGTCAgttttaattggggtgacaaagACAGATCTTTTAGTTGGGTAGCTctatatgaaaaatttaaaccTGCACACaatttctaattactgaacacacatttttaatatcaatggggaaaaaaactttaGGTACAAAATACTGTGTAAATCctgactaaaaaaaaatttttaaaaatttactgtatTTAATTTCGTCTGCGCATTTAAATACTTTGGCCCTATTCTCATCTCACATACTCTTAAGTACACAAAAAATGTATTAACCATTTCAGCTGATATAAATAGGCAGCCatctatttttcatattcatataACTGAAAGTAAATACTTTATAAGCTACCTACAACTTATGTTGAATGTAGACATACAAAAAtataagcaattaaaataaatacttcaatAAGTAAAATCTCCAATTTCTTATCTCTATTCCAATTAACAAATACAACAAAGCTCTTCTAAACTACCTTCCAGCCACCAAGCACTGAAATCAGAAGTATTTGTTTGCAAGTGTCAATAAATCTCATGCACTAACAGATTAAATCAAAGAGGAAACCAACTTGTTTTAAAGACTTGCCCAACCCCTTACCTTGAAGACTTGGATGTACTCTTTGAAAAAGTCATGGTAGGTCCCtaattttattccttatttctaattgtagtcagttttttaaaacttagcaTTACTACATAACCAGGATGTACAATGTTGCTCAATTTTATGGTATACCAACAGGATCCATGAGTCTGAACTATAAAGTGTGTTAGCATAATCTGAAATGTATGCCATAACTACATTATAAAAGAAGGGTTTTGTGAAAGCAGTGCTAAAAATCTTGCAGAACTAGTGCATGCGGATATGAATTTAcagctttttaaagttttttttctcctcagtgAAAACACTATTATTTATCAATGTATATTTGAATACTTGCCtacaaaagaaagacagaaaagaagagaaagaagaaaggatgaacgaaggaaggaaagaaaggagagaaagagagaaacagagaaagaaaaaaaaaaggaaagaaaaaaggaaagaaaaggaaaaaaagagcagcAGACAGGCACAAGCAGACAGGCACGCCAGCTGGGTATATGAGCTCCACCCCCAAAACTCAGGGCGAATACCCGCGCCAGTCTTTCTTAAGATCTGCATTCTTGTCTGTCCTCATCCCACATACACTGTTAATTTTGGGAAGCATCTTTATACtaaaactggttttaaaaaaaagtatgaggCGACTTCACAGGCTAGTGGGTTCGGACTCGGACTACGTGTACCTAAACGTGGCCTTATGGGGAGTAGTAGTGGGAAAAGCGAGATCAATGgcaaaaagagtaaagaaaagcTGTGAATTACGGGGCATAAAACTTTAGGTCCCTCCTTTAGAAGCCTCCCGCTTGCCCCCACCAATCCCAGGAATCAGAAAGCTCAGCAAAGCTTGAGGGTAAGTCACGACTGGTTACAAccaaaagattttgaaaaattcagcACAAGAAGAAATGGGATGGGATTAAGATGAAAGCTGAGCGACGCTTCCTGGGACCCCGACTTAAAGGGAAAAGCTGGAGGTGCCCGCcgctgggggtgtgtggggggcgggcCATCCCAGGTGCGGCAGTCAAGGCGCTGGGGTCCAGACTTCAATAAGACTGGGCCAACTAGCACAGTGCCCAAGGACCTCCCCATCAAAATGGGGGTCGCGCTGGAGCTGCAGGGggtcctcctccccctccccttccaaCTCTTCCTCACCAGGGCCGTAGAATTTGCTGCCTTTGGTCACGTCGAATACTTTCCCATTGACCGCGAGCAGGATGCGCGGGGTGCGGGACCCGTCGTACTGACGCAGCTGCTCCAAGCTGAAGTCCCGCTTCTTCATGCGAGGCAGAGAGCCGGCGGGGTTCTCCTCGCCTTCCCCGGCCCCGGCGCCCAGACCCCGTCGCCCCCAGCGAACCCACAGCCGGTAGGCCCCCAGCAGCACCAGCGCCACTAGCGCCACGTTCAGCAGCATCTCCCCGCCCCCCGTCAAAAGCGTCAACGCCGCTGCTGCCCAGCCACCCCCTTCTGCTGTCGCTTCCGCGCCGCCCGGGCTCTCGCTGCTGCCGTCGCTGCTGCTCTCACTGCCACTCCCCAAGGTGCCTAGCTTCACGTTCCCATCACCCGCCGCCATCACTGCCCGCCAgcgccttcctcctcctccccgccccctgccctccccaaccCACGTCTAACTCCGCCCACCTTGGGGCCACCAACCAATAACGTGAGGATAGGGGGCGGGGTCAGGCTGGCTCCCGATTGGGTGTTGACGGGGTAACGTTGTCTAGgatctctccctccccctcccttctttgGCTGGCCGCGCTCGCTTGCGACGTCCCGCCCACCTCGCCCCACACTTCCCTTCTCCGATCATCGCCTCCACTCGCCGAAGTAGAAGAGTGGGGCGGGCCTGAGGAAAAGATACGGCGCCGGCCGCGCGCGCGTATGGGCGGGGCGAGGCTACAGCGCGTGCGCGGGGTTCGGAGTGCCACGCGCTCTCCTTTCCTTCGCAACCCCTCCGGGAGACACGCTCCGCCCAGTCCCCTCGCTGTGCGCGTGCGCCCCGGAATCGCTTCCCTTCCCAGCTTTGGGTTCGGGGTCC comes from Rhinolophus ferrumequinum isolate MPI-CBG mRhiFer1 chromosome 18, mRhiFer1_v1.p, whole genome shotgun sequence and encodes:
- the PGRMC2 gene encoding membrane-associated progesterone receptor component 2; this encodes MAAGDGNVKLGTLGSGSESSSDGSSESPGGAEATAEGGGWAAAALTLLTGGGEMLLNVALVALVLLGAYRLWVRWGRRGLGAGAGEGEENPAGSLPRMKKRDFSLEQLRQYDGSRTPRILLAVNGKVFDVTKGSKFYGPAGPYGIFAGRDASRGLATFCLDKDALRDEYDDLSDLNAVQMESVREWEMQFKEKYDYVGRLLKPGEEPSEYTDEEDTKDHNKQD